Proteins co-encoded in one Klebsiella michiganensis genomic window:
- a CDS encoding UDP pyrophosphate phosphatase, producing the protein MMEMLNQNLFLLINATPSSPEWMIKLAIFLARDLISIVPLLIVVLWLWGQRKQMPAQRQVVIKTGMALVISVVLSWIIGHLFPHPRPFVVGLGYNFLHHAPDDSFPSDHGTVIFTFALAFLCWHRIWSGVMLFAIGCAIAWSRVYLGVHWPLDMLGGLLVGMSACLLSQIVWNLRGPQIHQRLHQIYRYCFALPIRKGWVRD; encoded by the coding sequence ATGATGGAAATGCTCAACCAGAATCTGTTTTTGCTCATTAATGCCACCCCGTCGTCGCCGGAGTGGATGATAAAGCTGGCAATATTCCTCGCCCGGGATCTGATCAGTATCGTCCCGCTGCTGATCGTCGTGCTCTGGCTGTGGGGCCAGCGCAAGCAGATGCCGGCCCAGCGCCAGGTGGTGATCAAAACCGGTATGGCGCTGGTTATCAGCGTGGTGCTGTCGTGGATCATCGGCCACCTGTTCCCGCACCCTCGCCCTTTTGTGGTCGGGCTGGGCTACAACTTCCTGCACCATGCGCCGGATGACTCTTTCCCTAGCGATCACGGCACGGTAATTTTCACCTTTGCCCTGGCATTTTTGTGCTGGCACCGCATCTGGTCCGGCGTGATGCTGTTTGCTATCGGCTGTGCGATTGCCTGGTCCCGCGTCTACCTCGGCGTGCACTGGCCGCTGGATATGCTCGGCGGCCTGCTGGTCGGGATGAGCGCCTGCCTGCTATCGCAGATAGTCTGGAACCTGCGCGGGCCACAAATCCATCAGCGCCTGCACCAAATCTACCGCTACTGCTTCGCGCTGCCCATCCGTAAAGGCTGGGTGCGTGACTAA
- a CDS encoding multidrug transporter: MQHNTIANKSLGRQALLFPLCLVLYEFSTYIGNDMIQPGMLAVVDQFQAGVEWVPTSMTAYLAGGMFLQWLLGPLSDRIGRRPVMLTGVVWFIVTCLATLLAQDIQQFTFLRFLQGVSLCFIGAVGYAAIQESFEESVCIKITALMANVALIAPLLGPLVGAAWIHVAPWETMFVLFALLAAISFFGLHKAMPETATRLGEKLSLKELGHDYKLVLKNLRFVSGALATGFVSLPLLAWIAQSPVIIISGENLSSYEYGLLQVPIFGALILGNLVLAKLTSRRSVRSLIIMGGWWIVPGLIVAAVATVASSHAYLWMTAGLSLYAFGIGLANAGLVRLTLFASEMSKGTVSAAMGMLQMLIFTVGIELSKHAYQFGGNGLFSLFNLLGGLIWLGLMVLFLKDKTVGQARDA, encoded by the coding sequence ATGCAACATAATACGATAGCTAACAAATCGTTAGGCCGTCAGGCGCTACTGTTCCCGCTTTGCCTGGTGCTCTACGAATTCTCAACTTATATCGGCAATGACATGATCCAGCCGGGGATGCTGGCCGTAGTGGATCAGTTCCAGGCGGGCGTGGAATGGGTGCCGACCTCAATGACGGCTTACCTGGCGGGCGGTATGTTCCTGCAGTGGCTGCTGGGGCCGCTGTCTGACCGTATTGGCCGCCGCCCGGTGATGCTCACCGGCGTGGTATGGTTTATCGTCACCTGCCTCGCGACGCTGCTGGCCCAGGATATTCAGCAGTTCACCTTCCTGCGCTTTCTGCAGGGCGTCAGCCTGTGCTTTATTGGAGCGGTGGGCTACGCCGCTATTCAGGAGTCCTTTGAAGAGTCGGTTTGCATCAAGATAACCGCGCTGATGGCGAACGTTGCGCTGATTGCGCCCCTGCTTGGGCCGCTGGTGGGCGCCGCGTGGATCCACGTTGCTCCCTGGGAAACCATGTTCGTTCTGTTTGCGCTGCTGGCGGCCATCTCTTTCTTTGGGCTGCACAAGGCGATGCCGGAAACGGCGACCCGCCTCGGCGAGAAGCTTTCCCTGAAAGAGCTTGGCCACGACTACAAACTGGTGCTGAAAAACCTGCGTTTTGTTTCTGGGGCGCTGGCGACGGGCTTTGTAAGCCTGCCGCTGCTGGCGTGGATTGCCCAGTCGCCGGTGATCATCATCAGCGGGGAGAATCTCAGCAGCTATGAATACGGCCTGCTGCAGGTGCCTATTTTCGGCGCGCTGATCCTCGGTAACCTGGTCCTGGCGAAGCTGACGTCACGCCGCAGCGTGCGCAGCCTGATTATCATGGGCGGCTGGTGGATTGTGCCCGGCCTGATTGTCGCGGCGGTGGCCACGGTAGCCTCTTCTCATGCTTATCTATGGATGACGGCTGGCCTGAGCCTGTATGCCTTTGGTATCGGCCTGGCGAATGCCGGCCTGGTGCGCCTGACGCTGTTCGCCAGCGAGATGAGTAAAGGCACGGTGTCGGCGGCGATGGGGATGCTGCAGATGCTGATCTTTACCGTCGGCATTGAGCTGAGCAAGCACGCCTACCAGTTCGGCGGTAACGGTCTGTTCAGCCTGTTTAACCTGCTGGGCGGGCTGATTTGGCTGGGTCTGATGGTGTTGTTCCTGAAGGACAAAACTGTCGGGCAGGCACGAGACGCCTGA
- a CDS encoding phosphoesterase, translated as MKCFPKPTVNKTKLLYRLPPRFYLFQLCILIILAAVFSWLSRDEGLDRWLTGLWFDAASRSFPLQNDRLMDLLNHRLLKDLVIAGGVIALLWGVWRRQPRLVVVALLIGLGALTVGVLKGFSHHSCPWSLVEYGGNAASYPLFGMAPADSGPGRCFPGGHASSGFGVMALFFLFYRERPRLAWFFLGLGVFLGLSMGYGQVMRGAHFFSHNLWAGWWVWLTQVVLYGAISTWSVKAQDKS; from the coding sequence ATGAAATGTTTTCCTAAACCAACGGTAAATAAGACAAAACTGCTTTACCGTCTACCGCCCCGCTTCTATCTTTTCCAACTTTGCATCCTGATAATACTGGCTGCAGTTTTTAGCTGGCTCTCCAGGGATGAAGGACTGGATCGCTGGCTAACGGGGCTCTGGTTTGATGCAGCCAGCCGCAGTTTCCCGCTGCAAAACGATCGGCTGATGGATTTGCTCAACCACCGTCTGTTAAAGGACCTGGTGATTGCCGGCGGCGTTATCGCGCTGTTGTGGGGGGTCTGGCGCCGTCAGCCGCGGCTGGTCGTGGTGGCTTTGCTCATCGGGCTTGGGGCATTAACGGTCGGCGTCCTGAAAGGCTTTAGCCACCACTCCTGCCCGTGGAGTCTGGTGGAATACGGCGGGAATGCAGCCTCGTATCCGCTTTTCGGCATGGCACCGGCTGACAGCGGGCCTGGGAGATGTTTTCCAGGCGGCCATGCCTCCAGCGGCTTTGGCGTGATGGCACTGTTTTTCTTGTTTTACCGTGAACGTCCGCGCCTGGCGTGGTTTTTCCTCGGCCTTGGCGTGTTTCTCGGCTTGAGCATGGGATACGGCCAGGTGATGCGCGGCGCGCACTTTTTCAGCCACAACCTGTGGGCAGGTTGGTGGGTATGGTTAACCCAGGTGGTGCTTTATGGCGCGATATCCACCTGGTCAGTTAAAGCACAGGACAAGTCATGA
- a CDS encoding peptidase M15, whose protein sequence is MKSLQMPATLRGLVAGTTLLLIAAPALSAEQTADAPQVDAKAWILMDYASGKVLAEGNADDKLDPASLTKLMTSYVVGQALKAGKIHLTDMVTIGKDAWATGNPVLRGSSLMFLKPGDKVSVEDLNKGVIIQSGNDASIAIADYVAGSQDSFVSLMNNYAQKLKLTNTTFKTVHGLDAPGQYSTARDMALLGQALIHDVPEEYAVHKEKEFTFNNIKQPNRNRLLWSSNLNVDGMKTGTTEGAGYNLVASATSGDMRLISVVLGTKTDRIRFNESEKLLTWGFRFFETVTPIKPDATFVTQRVWFGDKSEVNLGAGEGGSVTIPRGQLKNLKASFTLNEPQLTAPLKKGQAVGTIDFQLNGKSIEQRPLLVMEPVEEGGFLSRMWDFVLMKLHGWFGSWFS, encoded by the coding sequence ATGAAGAGCTTGCAAATGCCGGCAACACTACGTGGTTTAGTCGCAGGGACAACCCTGCTGCTGATAGCGGCTCCTGCGCTGAGCGCTGAGCAGACCGCAGATGCACCCCAGGTTGATGCAAAAGCCTGGATTTTAATGGATTACGCCAGTGGCAAGGTGCTGGCGGAAGGAAATGCCGACGACAAGCTCGATCCGGCAAGTCTGACCAAGCTGATGACCAGCTACGTGGTAGGGCAGGCGCTAAAAGCAGGCAAAATTCACCTGACGGATATGGTGACTATCGGGAAAGATGCCTGGGCTACCGGCAACCCGGTGCTGCGCGGCTCTTCGCTGATGTTCCTGAAACCGGGCGACAAAGTTTCAGTGGAAGACCTGAACAAAGGCGTCATTATTCAGTCCGGAAACGACGCCAGCATTGCAATTGCCGACTATGTGGCGGGCAGTCAGGACTCGTTTGTCAGCCTGATGAACAACTACGCGCAAAAGCTCAAACTCACCAACACCACCTTTAAAACCGTTCACGGCCTGGATGCACCAGGGCAGTACAGCACCGCGCGCGACATGGCGCTGCTGGGCCAGGCGCTGATCCATGACGTACCGGAAGAGTACGCGGTGCATAAAGAGAAAGAGTTCACCTTTAACAATATCAAGCAGCCGAACCGTAACCGCCTGCTGTGGAGCTCTAACCTCAACGTTGATGGTATGAAGACCGGTACCACCGAAGGGGCGGGCTACAACCTGGTCGCGTCGGCAACCTCCGGCGATATGCGCCTGATTTCCGTCGTGTTGGGAACGAAAACCGACCGAATTCGCTTTAACGAAAGCGAAAAGCTGCTGACCTGGGGCTTCCGCTTCTTCGAAACCGTGACGCCAATTAAGCCTGACGCGACTTTCGTGACTCAGCGCGTCTGGTTTGGCGATAAGAGTGAAGTCAATCTTGGTGCCGGTGAGGGTGGCTCGGTGACGATTCCTCGTGGCCAGTTGAAGAACCTGAAAGCCAGCTTTACGCTGAATGAACCACAGCTCACCGCCCCGCTGAAAAAAGGCCAGGCGGTCGGCACCATCGACTTCCAGCTTAACGGTAAATCCATTGAACAGCGTCCGCTGCTGGTGATGGAGCCGGTAGAAGAGGGCGGTTTCTTAAGCCGCATGTGGGACTTTGTGCTGATGAAGCTCCACGGCTGGTTTGGCAGCTGGTTCTCCTAA
- a CDS encoding structural protein MipA, giving the protein MRKITGALLLSPLLITTACPAANWSLGAQGGLYQTPYQTRHQLRWALPYVGYDGKTWYLDGTEAGYNFINTDTLLLRAKVYYYDTLYRADTGQTPALRGLNNRHSTMMGGMTMQYTTPIGAFSATLAGDTLGVSNGVTANSAYIALAQWGDFTLVPEAGMDFSNAQNTRYYYGVSEKESAKTGLATWRPQGSIVPYAQLAMNYAWTPLWNTWAQFTQRFYPSAISDSPMVNKNNLRELTVGMSYTF; this is encoded by the coding sequence ATGAGAAAGATAACCGGGGCACTTCTGCTCAGCCCATTGCTGATTACCACTGCCTGCCCGGCGGCCAACTGGTCGCTAGGCGCGCAGGGTGGCCTGTATCAAACCCCTTATCAAACGCGTCACCAGCTTCGCTGGGCGCTGCCCTACGTCGGCTACGACGGCAAAACCTGGTATCTCGACGGCACCGAAGCTGGCTATAACTTCATTAACACCGACACGCTGCTGCTGCGCGCAAAAGTCTATTACTACGACACCCTGTATCGGGCGGATACCGGGCAAACGCCCGCGCTGCGGGGGCTGAATAACCGCCACAGCACCATGATGGGCGGCATGACGATGCAGTACACCACGCCGATAGGCGCGTTCAGCGCCACGCTTGCGGGCGACACCCTGGGCGTCAGCAACGGAGTGACGGCGAACTCGGCATATATTGCTCTGGCGCAGTGGGGGGATTTCACCCTGGTGCCTGAAGCCGGAATGGACTTTTCTAATGCGCAAAATACACGCTACTACTATGGCGTCTCAGAGAAAGAGTCGGCCAAAACGGGTCTCGCGACATGGCGCCCGCAGGGCAGCATAGTGCCTTATGCGCAGCTGGCGATGAATTACGCCTGGACGCCGCTATGGAACACCTGGGCGCAGTTCACCCAGCGTTTTTATCCGAGTGCTATCAGCGACAGCCCAATGGTGAATAAGAATAACCTGCGGGAGTTGACGGTGGGGATGAGTTATACGTTTTAA
- the metG gene encoding methionine--tRNA ligase (methionine--tRNA ligase; MetRS; adds methionine to tRNA(Met) with cleavage of ATP to AMP and diphosphate; some MetRS enzymes form dimers depending on a C-terminal domain that is also found in other proteins such as Trbp111 in Aquifex aeolicus and the cold-shock protein CsaA from Bacillus subtilis while others do not; four subfamilies exist based on sequence motifs and zinc content), producing MTQPAKKILVTCALPYANGSIHLGHMLEHIQADVWVRYQRMRGNEVNFICADDAHGTPIMLKAQQLGITPEQMIAEMSQEHQTDFAGFNISYDNYHSTHSDENRELSELIYGRLKENGFIKNRTISQLYDPEKGMFLPDRFVKGTCPKCKAPDQYGDNCEVCGSTYSPTELIDPKSVVSGATPEMRDSEHFFFDLPSFSEMLQAWTRSGALQEQVANKMQEWFESGLQQWDISRDAPYFGFEIPNAPGKYFYVWLDAPIGYMGSFKNLCDKRGDTTSFDEYWKKDSTTELYHFIGKDIVYFHSLFWPAMLEGSNFRKPTNLFVHGYVTVNGAKMSKSRGTFIKASTWLKHFDADSLRYYYTAKLSSRIDDIDLNLEDFVQRVNSDIVNKVVNLASRNAGFIAKRFDGVLAADIADAELYKTFTDAAESIGEAWDSREFGRAIREIMALADIANRYVDEQAPWVVAKQEGRDADLQAICSMGINLFRVLMTYLKPVLPSLTERAEAFLNAELSWDSIATPLLNHKVNSFKALYNRIETKQVEALVEASKEEVKALNSTPVTGPLADDPIQETITFDDFAKVDMRIALIEKAEFVDGSDKLLRLTLDLGGEKRNVFSGIRTAYPDPSKLEGRLTVMVANLAPRKMRFGVSEGMVMAAGPGGKDIFLLSPDSGAQPGMAVK from the coding sequence ATGACTCAACCCGCGAAAAAAATATTGGTAACGTGCGCCCTGCCGTACGCAAACGGCTCAATCCACCTCGGTCACATGCTGGAGCATATTCAGGCTGATGTCTGGGTCCGTTACCAACGAATGCGCGGCAACGAGGTTAACTTCATCTGCGCAGACGATGCCCACGGCACGCCTATTATGCTGAAAGCTCAGCAGCTGGGGATTACCCCGGAGCAGATGATTGCCGAAATGAGTCAGGAGCATCAGACTGATTTTGCAGGCTTTAACATCAGCTATGATAACTACCACTCTACCCACAGCGACGAAAACCGTGAGCTGTCGGAGCTGATTTATGGCCGCCTGAAAGAGAACGGTTTTATTAAAAACCGCACTATTTCTCAGCTCTACGATCCGGAAAAAGGCATGTTCCTGCCGGACCGTTTTGTCAAAGGCACCTGCCCGAAATGTAAAGCCCCGGATCAGTACGGCGATAACTGCGAAGTATGCGGTTCAACCTATAGCCCAACCGAACTTATCGATCCGAAATCCGTGGTGTCCGGCGCCACGCCTGAGATGCGTGATTCCGAGCACTTCTTCTTCGACCTGCCGTCCTTCAGCGAAATGCTGCAGGCCTGGACCCGCAGCGGCGCGCTGCAGGAGCAGGTTGCTAACAAGATGCAGGAATGGTTCGAGTCCGGTCTGCAACAGTGGGATATTTCCCGCGATGCGCCTTACTTCGGCTTCGAAATCCCGAATGCACCGGGCAAGTACTTCTACGTCTGGCTGGATGCGCCAATCGGCTACATGGGTTCCTTTAAGAACCTGTGCGACAAACGCGGCGACACCACCAGCTTCGACGAGTACTGGAAGAAAGACTCCACGACCGAGCTGTATCACTTCATCGGCAAAGACATCGTTTACTTCCACAGCCTGTTCTGGCCGGCCATGCTGGAAGGCAGCAACTTCCGCAAGCCAACCAACCTGTTTGTTCACGGTTATGTGACGGTTAACGGCGCGAAGATGTCCAAATCTCGCGGGACCTTTATCAAAGCCAGCACCTGGCTGAAGCACTTCGATGCCGACAGCCTGCGCTACTACTACACGGCGAAGCTCTCTTCCCGTATCGACGATATCGACCTTAACCTGGAAGACTTCGTGCAGCGCGTGAACAGCGACATCGTCAACAAAGTGGTTAACCTTGCGTCGCGTAACGCCGGCTTTATTGCCAAGCGTTTTGACGGCGTGTTGGCCGCAGACATTGCCGACGCAGAGCTGTACAAAACCTTCACCGATGCCGCAGAAAGCATCGGCGAAGCGTGGGACAGCCGCGAATTTGGCCGTGCAATCCGCGAAATTATGGCGCTGGCGGATATCGCTAACCGCTACGTGGACGAGCAGGCTCCGTGGGTGGTGGCTAAACAGGAAGGCCGCGACGCCGATCTGCAGGCCATTTGCTCCATGGGCATTAACCTGTTCCGCGTGCTGATGACTTACCTGAAGCCGGTTCTGCCGTCGCTCACCGAACGCGCGGAAGCATTCCTGAATGCCGAACTAAGCTGGGATAGCATCGCTACGCCGCTGCTGAACCACAAAGTGAACAGCTTCAAGGCGCTGTATAACCGCATTGAAACCAAACAGGTGGAAGCTCTGGTGGAAGCATCTAAAGAAGAAGTGAAGGCGCTGAATTCTACGCCGGTAACCGGCCCGCTGGCGGACGATCCGATTCAGGAGACCATCACCTTTGATGACTTCGCGAAAGTGGATATGCGCATTGCGCTGATTGAGAAAGCAGAATTCGTGGACGGCTCCGACAAGCTGCTGCGTCTGACGCTGGATCTTGGCGGTGAGAAACGCAATGTCTTCTCCGGCATTCGTACAGCCTACCCGGATCCGTCTAAGCTGGAAGGTCGCCTGACCGTGATGGTGGCCAACCTCGCACCGCGGAAGATGCGCTTTGGCGTGTCGGAAGGGATGGTGATGGCCGCAGGTCCCGGCGGGAAAGACATCTTCCTGCTGAGCCCGGACAGCGGTGCTCAGCCTGGTATGGCGGTTAAGTAA
- the rimO gene encoding ribosomal protein S12 methylthiotransferase (catalyzes the methylthiolation of an aspartic acid residue of the S12 protein of the 30S ribosomal subunit), translating into MSNVTQQPRIGFVSLGCPKNLVDSERILTELRTEGYDVVPSYDDADMVIVNTCGFIDSAVQESLEAIGEALNENGKVIVTGCLGAKEDQIREVHPKVLEITGPHSYEQVLQHVHHYVPKPQHNPFLSLVPEQGVKLTPRHYAYLKISEGCNHRCTFCIIPSMRGDLDSRPIGDVLAEAKRLVEAGVKELLVISQDTSAYGVDVKHRTGFWNGAPVKTSMVSLCEQLAKLGVWTRLHYVYPYPHVDDVIPLMAEGKILPYLDIPLQHASPRILKLMKRPGSADRQLQRIKQWREICPDLTLRSTFIVGFPGETEEDFEMLLDFLKEARLDRVGCFKYSPVDGATANELPDQVPEEVKEERWNRFMQLQQKISAERLQEKVGREILVMVDEVDEEGAIGRSMADAPEIDGAVYLNGETKLKPGDVVRVKVENADEYDLWGSVV; encoded by the coding sequence ATGAGCAATGTGACCCAACAGCCCCGTATCGGGTTTGTCTCCCTCGGCTGCCCGAAAAACCTCGTGGACTCCGAACGCATCCTGACTGAACTGCGCACCGAAGGTTATGACGTGGTGCCAAGCTATGACGACGCCGACATGGTTATCGTCAACACCTGCGGCTTTATCGACAGCGCCGTACAGGAATCGCTGGAAGCCATCGGCGAAGCGCTGAACGAAAACGGTAAGGTGATTGTCACCGGTTGCCTGGGCGCAAAAGAAGATCAGATCCGTGAAGTACATCCGAAGGTGCTGGAAATCACCGGCCCGCACAGCTATGAGCAGGTTCTGCAGCACGTTCATCACTACGTGCCAAAACCTCAGCACAACCCGTTCCTGAGCCTGGTGCCGGAACAGGGCGTGAAGCTGACGCCGCGCCATTACGCGTATCTGAAAATTTCCGAAGGCTGCAACCATCGCTGCACCTTCTGCATTATCCCGTCCATGCGTGGCGATCTGGACAGCCGCCCAATCGGCGACGTGCTGGCAGAGGCAAAACGTTTGGTTGAAGCGGGCGTGAAAGAGCTGCTGGTGATCTCCCAGGATACGTCCGCTTACGGCGTGGACGTCAAGCACCGCACCGGTTTCTGGAACGGTGCCCCGGTCAAAACCAGCATGGTGAGCCTGTGTGAGCAGTTGGCTAAACTGGGCGTCTGGACGCGCCTGCATTACGTTTACCCGTACCCGCACGTTGACGATGTGATCCCGCTGATGGCGGAAGGCAAGATTCTGCCGTACCTCGATATCCCGCTGCAGCACGCCAGCCCGCGCATTCTGAAGCTGATGAAGCGTCCTGGCTCTGCGGATCGCCAGCTGCAGCGCATCAAGCAGTGGCGTGAAATCTGCCCGGATCTGACCCTGCGTTCGACCTTTATCGTCGGCTTCCCGGGTGAAACCGAAGAAGACTTCGAGATGCTGCTCGATTTCCTGAAAGAAGCGCGTCTGGATCGCGTGGGCTGCTTCAAATACAGCCCGGTGGACGGCGCGACCGCCAACGAACTGCCGGACCAGGTGCCGGAAGAAGTGAAAGAAGAGCGCTGGAACCGCTTTATGCAGCTGCAGCAGAAGATCTCTGCCGAGCGCCTGCAGGAAAAAGTGGGCCGCGAGATTCTGGTCATGGTTGATGAAGTGGACGAAGAAGGTGCCATTGGCCGCAGCATGGCGGATGCACCAGAAATCGACGGCGCAGTTTACCTGAATGGCGAAACGAAGCTGAAACCAGGCGACGTTGTCCGGGTGAAAGTTGAAAACGCGGATGAGTACGATCTGTGGGGATCGGTGGTTTAA
- a CDS encoding glutathione S-transferase, giving the protein MITVWGRDNSTNVKKVLWCLEELQLPYRSVPAGGKFGLTHDADYLAMNPNGLVPCIHDDAYGLTLWESNTIVRYLAAEYGRDSLWVNAPAERAKGEKWMDWSATAVSGPYRGVYASLVRTPPEERDSKLIEQSIAACNKLFAIADAELAKQPWLGGEAFGLGDLAFGPQIYSLLNLDIPWDAVPNLQRWYQQLTQRPAFKKIVMIPLT; this is encoded by the coding sequence ATGATTACCGTTTGGGGCAGAGATAACTCCACCAATGTAAAAAAAGTGCTGTGGTGTCTGGAAGAGCTGCAACTGCCGTACCGCTCCGTTCCTGCGGGGGGGAAATTTGGCCTGACGCACGATGCCGATTACCTGGCGATGAACCCGAATGGCCTGGTGCCGTGCATTCACGATGACGCATACGGGCTGACGCTGTGGGAATCCAATACCATCGTCCGTTACCTGGCGGCAGAATATGGCCGTGACTCGCTGTGGGTGAATGCTCCGGCAGAGCGGGCCAAAGGGGAAAAATGGATGGACTGGTCCGCCACGGCGGTGTCCGGCCCTTACCGCGGCGTATACGCCAGCCTGGTCAGAACCCCACCGGAAGAGCGAGATAGTAAGCTGATTGAGCAAAGCATTGCGGCCTGCAACAAGCTGTTTGCCATTGCGGATGCAGAATTGGCTAAACAACCGTGGTTGGGTGGCGAAGCCTTTGGCCTGGGCGACCTCGCATTTGGCCCGCAAATCTACAGCCTGCTCAATCTCGATATTCCATGGGATGCGGTGCCAAACCTCCAGCGCTGGTATCAGCAGCTGACCCAGCGCCCGGCGTTCAAGAAAATTGTGATGATCCCGCTCACCTGA
- a CDS encoding oxidoreductase, with protein MPPFPSRTLIAATLLFSASFTLAAKTNVEVLQTDLPHPWALDFLPDNQGMLITLRGGELHLWQQDKGLSAPISGVPVVWAHGQGGLLDVVLAPDFASSRRVWLSFAEGGSDNKAGTAVGYGTLSQDLKRLENFKVVFRQTPKLSTGNHFGGRMAFDGQGHVFIALGENNERATAQDLDKLQGKVVRLNAEGGIPQDNPFVGKPGARPEIWSYGHRNPQGLAINPANGELWLNEHGPRGGDEINIPAAGKNYGWPLATWGVNYSGLKIPEAKGGEVEGTEQPIHYWKVSPAISGMAFYSADTFPQWKGKLFIGALKEKNLIELTLDGDKVTGEQRLLGDRKKRIRDVRVGPDGYLYVLTDESDGELLKISPTES; from the coding sequence ATGCCGCCGTTCCCGTCCCGCACGCTTATTGCCGCCACGCTGCTTTTCTCTGCCTCTTTTACGCTGGCCGCCAAAACCAACGTTGAGGTATTGCAAACCGATCTGCCTCATCCGTGGGCGCTGGATTTTTTACCTGATAACCAGGGGATGTTGATTACCCTGCGCGGCGGGGAGCTGCATCTGTGGCAGCAGGACAAAGGCTTATCTGCGCCCATTAGCGGCGTGCCCGTGGTCTGGGCTCACGGACAGGGTGGTTTGCTGGACGTTGTGCTGGCCCCGGATTTTGCCAGTAGCCGCCGCGTATGGCTTAGCTTTGCCGAAGGCGGCAGCGACAATAAAGCCGGTACCGCAGTCGGGTATGGGACGTTAAGCCAGGATCTGAAACGGCTGGAAAACTTCAAGGTCGTGTTCCGCCAGACGCCAAAACTCTCCACCGGCAATCATTTCGGCGGGCGCATGGCGTTTGACGGGCAAGGTCATGTGTTTATCGCGCTGGGAGAGAACAACGAGCGCGCCACGGCCCAGGACCTCGATAAGCTGCAGGGCAAAGTGGTGCGGCTTAATGCCGAGGGGGGCATACCTCAGGACAACCCATTTGTGGGCAAGCCGGGCGCCCGGCCTGAAATTTGGTCTTACGGGCACCGTAACCCGCAGGGATTAGCCATTAATCCAGCCAACGGCGAGCTGTGGTTAAATGAGCACGGGCCGAGAGGTGGCGATGAGATCAATATCCCGGCAGCCGGGAAAAACTACGGCTGGCCGCTGGCGACCTGGGGCGTTAACTACAGCGGACTGAAGATCCCTGAGGCTAAAGGGGGAGAGGTTGAAGGCACCGAGCAGCCGATACATTACTGGAAAGTCTCTCCTGCAATAAGCGGCATGGCGTTTTATTCCGCTGACACCTTCCCGCAATGGAAGGGTAAGCTGTTTATCGGCGCGCTTAAAGAAAAGAATCTGATTGAGCTGACGCTGGACGGCGACAAGGTGACGGGTGAGCAGCGGCTGCTGGGCGATCGTAAGAAGCGTATTCGCGATGTGCGCGTCGGCCCGGACGGCTATCTGTATGTCCTGACCGACGAATCTGACGGCGAGCTGCTAAAAATTAGCCCGACGGAAAGCTAA
- a CDS encoding DeoR faimly transcriptional regulator gives METRRDERITRLVQALKRSDKIHLKEAAQLLGVSEMTIRRDINSEPGQVVLLGGYVVLEPRSAGASHYLLSDEKTRQVEEKRHAARLAAQHVRPRQTVFFDCGTTTPYIIDALDDDLPFTGLCYSLNTFLALQDKPNCRVILSGGEFHASNAIFNPISFQECLGNICPDIAFLSAAGVHLRYGATCFNLNELAVKHWALSMAQRKILVVDDTKFGKVRPACMGPLTAFDTLITNRPPAAEFIDFAAAENLTLEW, from the coding sequence ATGGAAACCCGCCGTGACGAACGCATCACCCGCCTGGTACAGGCGCTGAAGCGCAGCGACAAAATTCATCTAAAAGAAGCCGCTCAGCTGCTGGGCGTCTCCGAAATGACCATCCGCCGCGATATTAACAGCGAGCCGGGTCAGGTGGTTCTGCTGGGGGGATATGTGGTGCTGGAGCCTCGCAGCGCCGGGGCCAGCCACTATCTGCTGAGCGATGAAAAAACGCGTCAGGTTGAAGAGAAGCGTCACGCCGCCAGGCTCGCTGCGCAACATGTTCGACCGCGCCAGACGGTGTTCTTCGACTGCGGAACCACCACGCCTTACATCATCGATGCCCTTGACGACGATCTGCCTTTCACCGGCCTGTGCTATTCCCTCAACACCTTTTTGGCCCTGCAGGATAAGCCGAATTGTCGGGTAATCTTGAGCGGGGGTGAGTTTCACGCCAGCAACGCGATTTTTAATCCGATTAGCTTTCAGGAATGTCTGGGGAATATCTGCCCGGATATTGCGTTTTTATCGGCGGCAGGCGTCCATCTGCGCTACGGCGCGACTTGCTTTAATCTGAATGAACTGGCGGTTAAACATTGGGCGCTGAGCATGGCCCAGCGTAAAATTTTGGTGGTGGACGATACTAAGTTTGGCAAGGTACGCCCCGCCTGCATGGGGCCGCTGACGGCGTTTGATACTCTTATTACCAACCGGCCTCCCGCCGCGGAGTTTATAGACTTTGCCGCGGCGGAAAACCTGACGTTAGAGTGGTAG